In Porites lutea chromosome 7, jaPorLute2.1, whole genome shotgun sequence, a single window of DNA contains:
- the LOC140944753 gene encoding uncharacterized protein, with product MSKQDLSDAFRHVLVHDGDRELLGCTWPVKIDGTVVTGYFLDTFLPFDLRSSPALFLKFVDGLKFVMSSKDVSPIWNYLDDFWTCGPPSPAPHCQNSLDVMLRTCDELGFKTSAEKTVQPNTNLILLGIELDSLAQESRIDQARLTETLHMLDKWSSLEHCTKLELQSLIRKLQVICSVCRPERIFLRRMIDLLPKATCTHPSHRIRLTVAFRKDIHWWQTFLISWNGRSFFHADAWMSNSSLDLFTDASQAAFGAYFAGG from the coding sequence ATGAGTAAACAGGACCTCTCTGACGCCTTTCGCCATGTCCTTGTTCATGACGGGGACCGGGAACTACTCGGATGCACATGGCCGGTAAAGATTGACGGTACCGTTGTTACTGGTTATTTCTTGGAcacttttcttccttttgatCTTCGAAGTTCGCCCGCTCTCTTTCTAAAATTCGTCGACGGGCTCAAGTTTGTCATGTCGTCTAAGGATGTGTCGCCCATTTGGAACTATCTTGACGATTTCTGGACTTGCGGCCCGCCTTCTCCTGCTCCACACTGCCAGAATTCGCTTGATGTTATGCTGAGAACGTGCGATGAGCTTGGTTTCAAAACCAGCGCTGAAAAAACAGTTCAACCGAACACGAACTTGATCCTCCTTGGAATTGAATTAGACTCACTTGCTCAGGAATCACGCATTGACCAAGCTCGACTAACTGAAACTTTACACATGCTGGATAAATGGTCGTCCCTTGAACATTGTACGAAGCTAGAATTGCAATCTCTGATTAGAAAGCTACAAGTTATTTGTTCTGTATGCCGCCCGGAAAGAATCTTTCTTCGCCGCATGATCGACTTACTCCCCAAGGCCACATGCACACACCCTTCTCATCGCATCCGCCTAACCGTCGCCTTTCGTAAGGATATTCACTGGTGGCAGACCTTTCTTATCTCGTGGAACGGCCGTAGTTTCTTTCACGCGGACGCATGGATGTCTAATTCTTCCTTGGACCTTTTCACCGACGCCAGCCAAGCAGCTTTTGGCGCCTATTTCGCTGGTGGATAG